The Thermosynechococcus sp. genome has a segment encoding these proteins:
- a CDS encoding glycosyltransferase: MPISLLLPNLNGGGTQQVCLRLAREFACCGHTVEFVLMQAKGEFLPKAQRNWTILDLGVSRGRNVMLPLIRYLRQRQPDALLVAMWPLTAIAPLAARIAGFRGKVLVSEHCMLLEEYHSSYSSFNWFSRLALRPSVVLGYRLASARVGVSKGLCTEMAALSWMSPDQFVTIYNPVYPAVSPPLDQLSTVHALWATEGPRILNVANLIPVKNQALLLQAFAALPDPAARLMLVGRGPEEAALRALAVALGIANRVIFAGFHPDPAPFYATADLFVLSSDSEGFGNVIVEALSFGLPVVSTDCPSGPAEILEGGRYGRLVPPGDALALARAMEEALQAPVDRDSLKRRAADFAPEVAARKYLEVLELV; encoded by the coding sequence ATGCCCATCTCCCTTCTCCTTCCCAACCTGAACGGTGGCGGAACTCAGCAGGTTTGTCTGCGCCTGGCGCGGGAGTTTGCTTGCTGCGGCCATACTGTCGAATTTGTCCTAATGCAAGCCAAGGGTGAATTTTTGCCCAAGGCCCAACGGAACTGGACTATCCTCGATCTGGGTGTGTCGCGTGGCCGAAATGTCATGCTGCCGCTTATCCGGTACCTGCGTCAGCGACAGCCCGACGCGCTGTTGGTAGCGATGTGGCCCCTGACGGCGATCGCCCCGCTGGCTGCCCGTATCGCCGGATTTCGCGGTAAGGTCTTGGTCAGTGAGCATTGCATGTTATTGGAGGAGTATCACTCGTCTTACTCGTCGTTTAACTGGTTCAGTCGGCTTGCTTTGCGTCCATCAGTTGTTCTAGGCTACCGCCTCGCCTCTGCCCGTGTGGGTGTCTCAAAGGGTCTGTGTACCGAGATGGCAGCGTTGTCCTGGATGTCGCCAGACCAATTTGTTACGATTTATAACCCGGTATACCCTGCAGTTTCTCCCCCGCTCGATCAATTGAGTACTGTCCATGCCCTTTGGGCTACGGAGGGGCCGCGGATCTTAAATGTCGCCAATCTAATCCCAGTGAAAAACCAGGCACTTCTTCTCCAGGCCTTCGCCGCATTGCCAGACCCTGCAGCCCGACTGATGTTGGTGGGGCGGGGACCGGAGGAAGCTGCCTTGCGGGCACTGGCAGTAGCACTGGGGATTGCAAACCGAGTGATTTTTGCAGGTTTTCACCCTGACCCCGCGCCCTTTTACGCCACTGCCGACCTGTTTGTGTTATCTTCCGACTCCGAAGGATTTGGCAATGTCATCGTTGAAGCGCTCTCCTTCGGTCTGCCAGTCGTCTCTACCGATTGCCCATCCGGTCCTGCAGAAATCTTGGAGGGCGGGCGATATGGTCGTCTTGTGCCGCCGGGGGATGCGCTGGCGCTGGCCCGCGCCATGGAAGAGGCGCTGCAGGCGCCAGTGGATCGCGATAGTCTGAAACGTCGCGCAGCCGATTTTGCCCCTGAAGTTGCAGCCAGGAAGTATTTAGAGGTTTTGGAATTGGTATGA
- a CDS encoding glycosyltransferase produces MRAPNIPAAVALLVSHLTGVPFIFDMRALWPEELITAGRLRRGSFLHRAIVWAEHACLRRAGAVVSLTHAAVEYLHHTYPEAMARQRVAVIPTCADLARFVPAGRPPERRVIGCLGTVLSGWFRLDWLANFVAVAAARDPEVVFQITTRDDAMQVRAALDPDGQLGDRLQIAPALPEQVPQVLQGQMASVMFFTDGLSKLGSSPTRMGEILGCGLPVVANEGAGDMASIIREHRVGVLAGGPEPAAMAAAWDELQTLLRDPQLAARCRATAEKVFSLASGTAAYRCLYAELTEKIRPCAD; encoded by the coding sequence ATGCGCGCTCCTAATATTCCGGCAGCAGTGGCGCTGCTCGTCTCGCACCTGACGGGTGTGCCCTTTATCTTCGACATGCGCGCGCTTTGGCCCGAGGAACTGATTACCGCCGGTCGGCTGCGGCGCGGCTCATTTCTGCATCGGGCCATTGTCTGGGCCGAGCACGCCTGCCTGCGCCGGGCGGGCGCGGTGGTGTCCCTGACCCATGCGGCTGTGGAATACCTGCACCATACTTATCCTGAAGCGATGGCCAGGCAACGAGTTGCGGTGATTCCAACCTGTGCCGACCTGGCGCGTTTCGTACCGGCTGGCCGACCGCCAGAGCGGCGGGTGATCGGTTGCCTAGGCACGGTGCTCAGTGGCTGGTTCCGGCTGGACTGGCTGGCTAATTTTGTGGCAGTCGCTGCTGCCCGCGATCCTGAAGTGGTTTTCCAGATCACCACACGGGATGACGCGATGCAGGTGCGGGCTGCCCTGGATCCGGATGGTCAGCTTGGGGATCGCCTGCAGATTGCGCCCGCTTTACCGGAGCAGGTGCCGCAGGTGCTGCAGGGACAGATGGCTTCCGTAATGTTTTTCACGGATGGGCTCAGCAAGCTGGGCAGTTCCCCCACGCGCATGGGCGAGATCCTAGGTTGCGGCCTACCGGTGGTGGCCAATGAGGGGGCGGGGGACATGGCCAGCATTATTCGCGAGCACCGCGTGGGTGTCTTGGCCGGCGGCCCAGAACCCGCAGCGATGGCTGCTGCCTGGGATGAACTGCAAACCCTGCTCCGTGATCCGCAACTTGCTGCCCGCTGTCGTGCCACTGCTGAGAAGGTGTTTTCCTTGGCCTCGGGAACGGCTGCCTATCGGTGTCTCTATGCTGAGCTAACAGAGAAAATTAGGCCATGTGCGGACTGA
- a CDS encoding peroxiredoxin, whose translation MFLRSVLVALLSLILFLSPSAPSWALGGELPPLNAPAPDFSLPSSVNGQLISLKDYRGKWVVLYFYPKDFTSGCTLEAQRFQRDIEQFHAHNAEVIGVSADSVDSHQDFCDSEGLTFPLLSDPDGRVSKAYGSWLGFVSLRHSFIIDPQGILRDRFVKVNPATHSQEVLADLKKLQRSMEQIL comes from the coding sequence ATGTTCTTACGTTCAGTCCTTGTTGCCCTTTTGAGTTTGATCCTGTTTCTTAGCCCATCAGCCCCCAGTTGGGCCCTCGGGGGTGAATTGCCGCCCCTCAATGCCCCAGCACCCGACTTTTCTCTTCCCAGCAGTGTCAACGGTCAGCTCATTTCCCTCAAGGATTATCGCGGTAAGTGGGTGGTGCTGTACTTTTACCCCAAGGACTTTACCTCTGGCTGTACCCTTGAGGCCCAGCGCTTCCAGCGGGACATTGAGCAATTTCATGCTCACAATGCGGAAGTCATTGGCGTCAGTGCCGACTCTGTGGACTCCCACCAAGATTTCTGTGACAGTGAAGGCTTGACCTTTCCCCTCCTCTCTGACCCCGATGGCCGAGTCAGCAAGGCCTATGGCTCTTGGTTAGGCTTTGTCTCACTGCGCCACAGCTTCATTATCGATCCCCAAGGAATATTGCGAGATCGATTTGTTAAAGTGAATCCGGCTACTCATTCTCAAGAAGTTTTAGCGGACCTTAAGAAACTCCAGAGGTCCATGGAGCAAATATTATAA
- the hemW gene encoding radical SAM family heme chaperone HemW, which produces MTTAAYLHLPFCRRRCFYCDFPITVVGDSPTLAESLIQEYVAALCQEIAHTPTEGLPLQTIFFGGGTPSLVPPQYLGQLLEALDRQMGIALGAEISMEMDPGTFHLEQLQDYLRAGVNRVSLGVQAFDDELLQLCGRSHDVADVERAVEMMHRAGVANWSIDLISGLPQQSLADWQSSLEQAIALKPTHLSIYDLIIEPKTVFSKRYQPEAAPLPTHDQSAAAYQLAHAMLTAAGYDHYEISNYAQPGFACRHNQVYWRNQSYYGFGMGATSYLQHRRLSRPRTRREYYQWLQTLPESLNQGSPDSLWDRWLETLMLGLRLRDGLSLRALAAEFPASWVEALQAAAAKMSPELLSWAGDRLHLTQPEGFLVANHVIVSLWDALEGSVFRQQKGQPLPIH; this is translated from the coding sequence ATGACTACAGCTGCATACCTCCATTTGCCCTTTTGTCGGCGCCGCTGCTTCTACTGTGACTTTCCAATTACGGTGGTGGGAGATTCTCCGACGCTAGCAGAATCCCTGATTCAAGAGTATGTGGCGGCGCTGTGTCAAGAAATTGCCCACACCCCCACTGAGGGGCTACCGCTGCAAACTATCTTTTTTGGTGGTGGAACGCCTTCTCTAGTCCCACCTCAATACCTTGGCCAACTGCTGGAAGCCCTCGATCGCCAGATGGGCATTGCCCTAGGGGCAGAAATTTCCATGGAAATGGATCCAGGGACATTTCACTTAGAACAATTGCAGGACTATCTCCGGGCAGGGGTAAATCGTGTCAGCTTGGGCGTACAGGCCTTTGACGATGAGCTACTGCAGCTGTGTGGCCGCAGTCACGATGTGGCCGATGTTGAGCGTGCAGTTGAGATGATGCATAGGGCGGGGGTAGCAAACTGGAGCATAGATTTGATTTCGGGCCTGCCCCAACAATCCTTGGCGGACTGGCAATCCTCCCTAGAGCAAGCGATCGCCCTCAAGCCAACGCATCTGTCTATCTATGACCTCATCATTGAGCCAAAAACCGTCTTCAGCAAACGCTATCAACCCGAAGCAGCCCCCCTACCCACCCACGATCAGAGTGCTGCCGCCTATCAGCTTGCTCACGCGATGTTAACAGCAGCGGGCTACGATCACTACGAAATTTCTAACTATGCCCAACCGGGGTTTGCCTGTCGTCACAATCAAGTCTATTGGCGCAATCAGTCCTACTATGGCTTTGGCATGGGCGCCACCAGTTATCTCCAACATCGCCGTCTCAGCCGCCCCCGTACCCGCCGTGAATACTATCAATGGCTGCAAACCTTACCAGAGAGCCTCAATCAAGGGAGTCCAGATTCCTTGTGGGATCGCTGGTTGGAAACCCTGATGTTGGGCTTGCGCCTCAGGGATGGCCTCTCTTTAAGGGCTTTGGCAGCTGAATTTCCTGCGTCCTGGGTTGAAGCCCTACAGGCAGCAGCGGCAAAAATGTCTCCAGAGCTGCTTTCTTGGGCGGGCGATCGCCTGCACTTAACCCAGCCAGAGGGATTTCTAGTGGCTAATCACGTCATTGTCAGTCTTTGGGACGCATTGGAGGGATCGGTTTTCCGCCAACAGAAAGGGCAACCCCTACCGATACACTAG
- a CDS encoding UPF0182 family protein yields MPLLSVVQLMPRWLRWLCALLLAIALGVGLCRLIAESLWFHQLGYLVVVWQRWSVQALLFLAVAGVSQLFYGWQQRWLLRQRTVTLDPVLRAESPYRGLGLWRLLLCAGGLTWLLIVATYHIGAIALQLWQQRSEMTFNSPLLPQLSVWRVAELSLQMVQNPWLRGLSLVALILGLWLPVPLFQGLGILLSLAMGAIASLSWPVVLKGLFAASDPHTEPLFHHSISFYLFQIPLWELLRLWLVNLSVVSLGGTTLGYLLANDSLSHGKFLGFVRSQRRHLQGLSAFVFGTVALSFWLERYKLLYSTKGAAFGAGYTDVTIRLPLYGWLSASAFGVACLLAWSAIRRGGEGQRRLGPIAPGLFGFTLGYLVVILIVDWLLPTAIEAAIVQPNQLQRELPYIQRTITHTREGFNLEKMRVEPFQPENNLNAEIIAANAATTRNIRLWDTRPLLETNRQLQQLRSYYRFPAAFLDRYYLKLAPDQDQSEIRQVLIAAREVDYSAVQQFARSWINEHLVFTHGYGFTMSPVNTAEANGLPKYFVRDIGDTGELLVNPPQIRESIPFFYPRIYYGELTNTYIFVPSAVPELDFPRGAENVYNHYDGTGGVPIASWWRRLVYSVYFRDWQLLLTPNLRPDSRVLFRRSIQDRVRAIAPFLRFDSEPYLVVADPRSEQEIATSSSTAGVSYLYWMIDAYTVSRYYPYSDPGNHSFNYIRNSVKVVVDAYNGDITFYVVEPEDVMIRTWQRLFPTLFHPLSTMPHQLYRHIRYPIDLLQVQSEQLLKYHMTDPVVFYNREDLWQIPKEIYREKPQAVAPYYLITKLPIGYTEEFILLVPFTPVNRPNLIGWLAARSDGQNYGKLLLYVFPKQELVFGPEQMEARINQDPVISQQISLWNRQGSRSVQGNLLIIPIERSLLYVEPIYLEADQNRLPTLARVIVMDNQRIVMAPTLEEALKQLFPQ; encoded by the coding sequence ATGCCGTTGCTCTCCGTTGTACAGCTCATGCCCCGTTGGTTGCGCTGGCTCTGTGCTTTGCTGCTGGCCATTGCCCTTGGGGTGGGGCTGTGCCGCCTGATTGCTGAAAGCCTTTGGTTTCATCAACTGGGCTATTTGGTGGTGGTTTGGCAGCGCTGGAGTGTCCAAGCCCTACTATTTCTAGCGGTTGCCGGGGTATCCCAGCTTTTCTATGGCTGGCAGCAACGCTGGCTGCTGCGGCAACGTACGGTGACCCTTGATCCAGTCCTGAGGGCAGAGAGTCCCTATCGGGGGCTGGGGCTGTGGCGGCTTTTGTTGTGTGCTGGCGGTTTAACTTGGCTGCTCATTGTTGCAACCTACCACATTGGGGCGATCGCCCTACAACTGTGGCAACAGCGCTCAGAAATGACATTTAACAGCCCTTTGCTGCCGCAATTGAGTGTTTGGCGGGTGGCGGAGCTATCGCTGCAAATGGTGCAGAATCCTTGGCTACGAGGGCTGAGTTTAGTGGCATTGATACTGGGGCTGTGGTTGCCTGTACCCCTCTTTCAGGGATTGGGCATTCTCTTGAGCCTCGCCATGGGGGCGATCGCCAGCCTCAGTTGGCCAGTTGTCCTCAAGGGACTTTTTGCCGCCAGCGATCCCCATACTGAGCCGCTCTTTCACCATTCCATTAGCTTTTACCTGTTTCAAATCCCCCTGTGGGAACTGTTGCGCCTATGGTTGGTGAACCTCAGTGTTGTCAGCTTAGGGGGAACGACCTTGGGCTATCTCCTTGCCAATGACAGTCTCAGTCATGGCAAATTCCTCGGCTTCGTGCGATCGCAACGGCGGCATTTACAGGGCTTAAGTGCCTTTGTCTTTGGCACAGTGGCCCTTAGCTTCTGGCTAGAGCGCTATAAACTTCTCTACTCGACCAAGGGGGCGGCCTTTGGCGCAGGCTATACCGATGTCACCATACGCCTACCCCTCTATGGTTGGCTCTCGGCCTCCGCCTTTGGCGTTGCCTGTTTGTTGGCTTGGTCAGCGATTCGACGGGGCGGAGAAGGGCAGCGGCGGTTGGGCCCCATTGCCCCTGGCCTCTTTGGCTTTACCTTGGGCTATCTGGTGGTCATCCTGATTGTCGATTGGCTCCTACCCACAGCCATTGAAGCAGCCATTGTTCAACCCAACCAACTGCAACGGGAACTCCCCTACATTCAACGCACCATTACCCACACCCGCGAAGGTTTTAACCTTGAAAAAATGCGGGTGGAACCTTTCCAGCCAGAAAATAACCTGAATGCTGAAATCATTGCTGCCAATGCGGCCACCACCCGCAATATTCGCCTTTGGGATACCCGCCCCCTTCTCGAGACCAACCGCCAACTGCAACAACTGCGCTCCTACTATCGGTTTCCAGCGGCCTTTTTGGATCGCTACTATCTGAAACTGGCTCCTGATCAAGACCAATCAGAAATTCGCCAAGTCCTTATTGCTGCTCGTGAAGTGGACTACAGTGCAGTTCAGCAGTTTGCCCGCAGCTGGATTAATGAGCACCTCGTGTTTACCCACGGCTATGGCTTCACAATGAGTCCGGTGAATACGGCGGAAGCCAACGGCCTGCCCAAATACTTTGTTCGCGACATTGGCGATACGGGTGAGCTACTGGTCAATCCCCCACAGATTCGGGAGAGCATTCCCTTTTTCTACCCACGGATCTATTACGGTGAACTCACCAATACCTATATCTTTGTCCCCTCTGCGGTCCCGGAACTGGACTTTCCGCGGGGGGCTGAAAATGTTTATAACCACTACGACGGCACGGGGGGTGTGCCGATTGCCAGTTGGTGGCGACGCTTGGTCTACAGTGTCTATTTTCGAGATTGGCAACTCCTGTTGACCCCCAACTTGCGGCCAGACTCACGGGTTCTCTTTCGGCGATCGATTCAGGATCGCGTGCGGGCGATCGCCCCCTTCCTGCGCTTTGACAGTGAGCCCTACCTTGTCGTTGCCGATCCCCGCTCTGAACAGGAGATTGCTACTAGCTCGAGCACGGCGGGGGTCAGCTATCTCTACTGGATGATTGATGCCTATACCGTCAGTCGCTACTATCCCTATAGCGATCCGGGGAATCACTCGTTTAACTACATTCGCAACTCTGTGAAAGTGGTGGTGGACGCCTATAACGGCGATATCACCTTTTATGTGGTGGAGCCCGAGGATGTCATGATTCGCACCTGGCAGCGGCTCTTTCCAACCCTTTTTCATCCCTTGAGTACGATGCCCCACCAGCTCTATCGCCACATTCGCTATCCCATTGATCTGCTGCAAGTGCAGTCCGAGCAGCTCCTGAAATACCACATGACCGATCCCGTGGTGTTTTACAACCGCGAAGACCTCTGGCAGATTCCCAAGGAGATCTACCGCGAAAAACCCCAAGCCGTTGCCCCCTACTATCTCATTACCAAGCTGCCCATTGGCTACACAGAGGAGTTTATTCTCCTTGTCCCCTTTACGCCCGTGAATCGTCCTAACCTCATTGGTTGGCTAGCGGCTCGTTCCGATGGCCAGAACTATGGCAAGCTGCTGCTCTACGTCTTTCCCAAGCAAGAACTGGTCTTTGGTCCTGAACAAATGGAGGCGCGGATTAATCAAGATCCCGTCATTTCGCAGCAAATTTCCCTCTGGAATCGCCAAGGGTCAAGATCGGTGCAGGGCAATCTTTTGATTATTCCTATCGAGCGATCGCTCCTGTATGTTGAACCCATTTACCTCGAAGCCGATCAAAATCGCCTGCCCACCTTGGCACGGGTCATCGTCATGGATAATCAGCGGATTGTGATGGCACCCACCTTAGAGGAGGCCCTGAAACAACTCTTTCCGCAATAG